The nucleotide window TTAAACCCCGGCTCGGTATCCATTCCGAAAGAAGGGCAGGTACCCAGCTACATGATTTATGAAAACAAAACCTTTACCATAAAGAATTTGGACGGAAACAATCTTCTTACATATGAGGTGAAAGCATGACAGGTGTATTGGTAAATGTACTGACTGTTCTGGCAGGCAGTATTGTAGGGCTTTTATTTCACAAGGGCATTTCCAAAAAATATTCTGATGCAGCAATGAAAGCCATCGGTCTTTGCACCCTTTACATTGGCTTCAGCGGTGCTTTGGACGGCAACAATGTTTTGGTTGTTATTGCATCCATGGTACTTGGCACCCTTTGCGGAACCATGCTTCGCATAGACGATGGTATCAACAATCTCGGCAAAAAAATCGAAAAGAAATTCAAAAAGAAAAAGGGAAACATTGCAGAAGGCTTTGTGACTGCGTCTCTTTTGTTCTGTGTAGGCTCCATGACCATTATGGGCTCACTCAATGCAGGCATCAGCGGTGACAATACTTTGCTTTACACCAAAGCTTTCTTAGACCTTTTTTCCTCTGCGATGCTCGCCTCCTCTCTGGGCATCGGGGTACTGTTTGCCGCGCTGTTTGTTTTCGTTTTTCAGGGCGGACTTGTGATTCTTGCCGAATACATCGGTCCTTTTTTAACCGACACGGCAATTTGTGAAATGAACTGTGTTGGCTCGCTTTTGATTATCGCACTGGGCTTAAATCTGCTGAATGTTGCCAAAATCAAAGTTGCAGATATGTTGCCTGCCATCTTGTTTGCGGTTATCATCACAAACTTAGTTGCATATTTTTAAAGCAAGGAGGGTATTTATGAAAATATGTGTTTACGGTGCTTCCAGCAATAACATTCATGAAAGTTTTATAAAAAATACAGAAGAGTTAGGCTTTAAACTGGCAAGTCGCGGACATTCTCTGGTGTTCGGTGGCGGCACAAACGGTCTGATGGGCGCTATAGCACGTGGTACGACCCGTGGCGGTGGCGAGGTTATCGGGGTTGCGCCCACCTTTTTCAATGTAGACGGCGTACTGTATGAGGCCTGCACAAAAATGATTCCCACTGAAACCATGCGCGAACGCAAGCAGATTATGGAGGATTTGTCCGATGCATTCATCATGACCCCGGGCGGTATCGGAACCTTTGAAGAGTTTTTTGAAATTTTAACCTTAAAACAGCTTGCACGCCATGCAAAGCCCATTGCCATTTTTAACGTAGACGGCTTTTATGACCCGTTACTTGCCTTTTTACAGCATGCCATTGACGAGGGTTTTATGAACGAAAGAGCAAAGAATATGTTTGACGTTTTTACAGATGCAGACGCGCTTTTGGATTATTTGGAAACCGACAAAAAAGAAGCAATGCTTTACAAAGATTTTAAATAAGGAGCAGGTATGACTACACTCGAAAAAATCAAAAAAAATAAAGACATTACCACCTACATTCTCATGGCGGACGAGTCCATGAAGGCTTTAGGCTATACCGAGCATTCCTTTGCCCATGTGGGAAAGGTTTCAGATACCGCAAAAAACATTTTAGAAACCTTAGGCTATGATGCACACACCATTGAACTGGTACAGATTGCGGCATACATGCACGATATCGGAAATCTGGTCAACCGCCAGGAGCATTCCCAGAGCGGTGCGGTAATGGCGTTCCGTATTTTGTCCGCCTTAGAACTTCCCGCAGAGGATGTGGCAATCATCACCACTGCCATCGGTAACCATGACGAAGGTACGGGTGTTGCAGTAAACGCCGTTGCCGCGGCACTGATTATTGCGGACAAAACTGATGTGCGCCGCTCCCGTGTACGAAACAGCGATGTGGCAAACTTTGATATCCACGACCGTGTAAATTATTCGGTTACCCAATCAGACCTTGAAATTGATACCACGAAAAAATACATCCTGTTAAAGCTTACTGTTGATACAAAATATTCTTCTATTATGGACTACTTTGAAATTTTCTTAGGACGCATGAGCATGTGCCGTAAAGCGGCAGAAAAATTAGGCTTACGCTTCCGCCTTGAAATCAACGGACAACGATTACTTTAAAACAAAAAAGGTCGTAGCATTTGCTACGACCTTTTTATCATCTTAATGTATATCCACCAAAAAATTTTTTCCTGAACCGACGCAGCTGTTCGCTGCAATCATACCCTGCATCATGGGCTTTCTGAAAATAATAAAATGCTAAGTCGAAATTCTTTTTGCAACCGCGTCCTTCGGTATACATAACACCTAAATGAGACGCGGCAACAGGCGCTTTCTCTGTTTTGCCGTCAGCACATTTTTTCAGCAAGCTGTGTGCCAAACTTATTTCCTCTGCATTCACCCCCACTCGAAGATCCGCATATAAAAGGGCAAATCCCAAGGCATGCTCAATATCTGCACAAAGCAAGGCATCCTGATCTACCTGCGATCGTGCCTCTTTCAACAAAGAAATTACCTCTTTACAATCGGTATCATCCGACAGATTGCTTTGTAATGCAAGCACTTGCTCCCACAGTTCCTTCGCCTTTTCCGTTCCGGACTTCAACGCCTTTACACCTCCACTTCACTTTTGTTCTCATACTATCACAAAAATCCTCAAAAGTCAACTCAATTGAGGTAATTTTTTAAACTCAAAAGAGGTAAAATGATTTTGAGGTGATAGTATTGAATATCGGAGAAGCAGTAAAGCTTCGCATTTTAGAGCTTTGTAAAATGCGGAAAATCACAGTCAACAAATTGGCAACCATAAGCGGCGTAACCCAATCCACTTTAAGCAACATAACAGGCGGCAGAAACAACAGCACCACCATCTCCACCATCAAAAAGCTGTGTGACGGCTTAGATATTTCCATTGAGGAGTTTTTCTGTTCCGAGCTGTTCCGCCATTTAGAACAAGAGATAAAATAAAAGAGCCTTTCGGCTCTTTTATTTTATTTATGTACTTTGGTTAAGGGGATTTCAAGCTCTGCGCCGTCTAAGGTAACTAAGGTTGCGGAGAAGCTGAAATCATCTGCATAAGGCAGGGTGAATTCAAAGGGATGCTTTGCATCGGTTACCGTTTCGGTCTTACCGTTTGCGGTGTAAGAAACGCGCATTTCCTTTACCTGTGCAGGTGTGGAGTCAGCATAGATGTAAACGGTTTCCGTACCTTCGCCAAAGCCTAAAACCATAGAGCGGATATTACCTGCGGCGGTAGGCTGGAGATTGGAGCTTTCTGCGCCAAACATTGTGCCGTTTTCAGCAGGTGCAAGCTTTGGTGTAATATTTACGCCGTGAATGGCAAGGGCATATACGCCTTCCTTTGACACATTTACCCTAAAAGTACCGCCTGTGATTTGCTCAACATGCTTAAGCTGTGCATTATTTACCCATACTTCTGCATTGTATGCTTTGTTTTTATCCATACCAAAGGCTTCTAAGTTGATTGCAACATTTGCCGTTACATCCTTTTTGGACTGGTTGGTAAACACAATACATAAGGTATCGTCTGCTCTGTAGGTTGCATAGTTCAGCTGCGGATTGTCAATGCTGAGTGCCTTTGCCGGCATATACGGATATGCGTTTTCGATATGGTAGAACTTACCGGGAAGTGCACCATAAGCATTGGTTTTAACATACGCATAAGAATCCACATAAATACCGTTGGTCTGTACCTGTCCGTTGGTCTTGTCATACACATCGGCATATAAGAAGTCCAAAAGCATGGTGATGTGCGGCCAGATGTGGTTGTAATGGAACGAATTATAGGTTAACTGTTCATAAGTCTTAAAGGGGAAATCCTTTGCCATATACACATCGGTGTAGCCGGTGTTGATGTGATAGCCCGGGAAGTTTTCATATCTGCCCACCACCGCGTGACGTGCTACACTCTTTAAGAATTCGTCATCGGTGTCTGCGCCGATTTTCATGAAATAGGGCGCATGGAACGACATGAAAATACCTCTGTGACCGTGGCTGGTAAATGCCGCTTCTGCATGCAGACCGATTTCAGAAACCTTCCATGCCTCAATATCCTTTTCTTCCGCTTCCATGGGCAT belongs to Clostridia bacterium and includes:
- a CDS encoding SEL1-like repeat protein, with the translated sequence MKSGTEKAKELWEQVLALQSNLSDDTDCKEVISLLKEARSQVDQDALLCADIEHALGFALLYADLRVGVNAEEISLAHSLLKKCADGKTEKAPVAASHLGVMYTEGRGCKKNFDLAFYYFQKAHDAGYDCSEQLRRFRKKFFGGYTLR
- a CDS encoding DUF554 domain-containing protein; translation: MTGVLVNVLTVLAGSIVGLLFHKGISKKYSDAAMKAIGLCTLYIGFSGALDGNNVLVVIASMVLGTLCGTMLRIDDGINNLGKKIEKKFKKKKGNIAEGFVTASLLFCVGSMTIMGSLNAGISGDNTLLYTKAFLDLFSSAMLASSLGIGVLFAALFVFVFQGGLVILAEYIGPFLTDTAICEMNCVGSLLIIALGLNLLNVAKIKVADMLPAILFAVIITNLVAYF
- a CDS encoding HD domain-containing protein, coding for MTTLEKIKKNKDITTYILMADESMKALGYTEHSFAHVGKVSDTAKNILETLGYDAHTIELVQIAAYMHDIGNLVNRQEHSQSGAVMAFRILSALELPAEDVAIITTAIGNHDEGTGVAVNAVAAALIIADKTDVRRSRVRNSDVANFDIHDRVNYSVTQSDLEIDTTKKYILLKLTVDTKYSSIMDYFEIFLGRMSMCRKAAEKLGLRFRLEINGQRLL
- a CDS encoding TIGR00730 family Rossman fold protein, producing MKICVYGASSNNIHESFIKNTEELGFKLASRGHSLVFGGGTNGLMGAIARGTTRGGGEVIGVAPTFFNVDGVLYEACTKMIPTETMRERKQIMEDLSDAFIMTPGGIGTFEEFFEILTLKQLARHAKPIAIFNVDGFYDPLLAFLQHAIDEGFMNERAKNMFDVFTDADALLDYLETDKKEAMLYKDFK
- a CDS encoding helix-turn-helix transcriptional regulator yields the protein MNIGEAVKLRILELCKMRKITVNKLATISGVTQSTLSNITGGRNNSTTISTIKKLCDGLDISIEEFFCSELFRHLEQEIK